From one Musa acuminata AAA Group cultivar baxijiao chromosome BXJ2-6, Cavendish_Baxijiao_AAA, whole genome shotgun sequence genomic stretch:
- the LOC135613935 gene encoding uncharacterized protein LOC135613935, which translates to MVDTSATHNFIADREPKRLGLILEKNLRGMKAVNSEAKQISGLAKGVPIKIGTWNEGTNMMAMPLDDFQLEPLDEKAIHELAVVANVLKEFIDVIPLELPKTLLPHRGVDHHIELEPRVKPPTRPPYRMPPPKLAELRKQLDELLSGGLIHSSKAPFGASVLSQKKQDGSL; encoded by the exons ATGGTGGACACGAGTgctacccataactttattgcTGACCGAGAgccaaagcgacttgggctgatcttggagaagaacctaagaggaatgaaggcggtgaactcggaggccaagcaaatCTCCGGGTTAGCAAAGGGAGTTcctatcaagatcggaacatggaacgAGGGTACTAACATGATGGCgatgccattggatgacttccaa ctagagccacttgacgagaaggccattcatgaacttGCTGTGGTGGCAAACGTTCTGAAGGAGTTCATAGACGTTATTCCactcgagttgccgaagactctactGCCACatagaggcgtggatcatcatatcgagctagagccaagagtgaagcctccaacaagaccaccctatcgcatgcccccTCCAAAGTTAGCAGAGCTTAGAAAGCAGTTAGATGAACTACTAAGTGGTGGTCTCATTCATAGTtccaaagcacctttcggagcttcaGTTCTttcccaaaagaaacaagatgggagcctttaa